A DNA window from Bacillus andreraoultii contains the following coding sequences:
- a CDS encoding VanZ family protein, translating to MEQIKKRQRGITIGLLVIYLLLLIWIILLKMTLSFNELPHIRNINFIPFADSAVINNQFDFEEVILNIIIFIPFGIYLSMLKPNWTFIKKVAPIASVSVIFEVLQFIFAIGATDITDFIGNTLGGIVGIGIYLILYKLFTETIKVNKVLNIIALIGTVFTLGLLGLLIVVN from the coding sequence GTGGAACAAATCAAAAAGCGCCAAAGAGGAATAACGATTGGTTTACTTGTTATCTATCTACTTTTATTGATTTGGATTATCTTATTAAAAATGACTTTATCTTTTAATGAATTGCCGCATATAAGAAATATTAATTTCATCCCTTTTGCTGATTCGGCAGTCATTAATAATCAATTTGATTTTGAAGAGGTTATTCTAAATATCATTATTTTTATTCCTTTTGGGATTTATTTGAGTATGTTGAAACCAAATTGGACGTTCATAAAAAAAGTTGCCCCAATAGCAAGTGTGAGTGTGATATTTGAAGTACTTCAATTCATCTTTGCAATTGGTGCAACCGACATTACAGATTTCATAGGCAATACCTTAGGTGGAATTGTTGGGATCGGGATTTACTTGATACTCTATAAATTATTTACAGAAACAATAAAAGTAAATAAAGTCTTAAACATTATAGCTTTAATTGGTACGGTTTTCACATTAGGATTATTAGGACTACTAATTGTTGTTAATTAG
- the guaA gene encoding glutamine-hydrolyzing GMP synthase has protein sequence MVIVLDFGSQYNQLITRRIRELGVYSELHPHTITADEIKEMNVKGIIFSGGPNSVYDEKAFLCDEEIFELGLPVLGICYGMQLMAKQFGGKVERASEREYGKAEIQISHNNRLFTDLPETQVVWMSHGDLVKEVPQGFTVDAESPSCPIAAMSNNEKKFYGVQFHPEVRHSVYGNELLKNFVFNICGCEENWSMDHFIEMEIEKIRNIVGDKKVLCALSGGVDSSVVAVLIHKAIGDQLTCIFVDHGLLRKGEAESVMETFGEKFHMNVIKVDAQKRFLNKLQGVSDPEQKRKIIGNEFIYVFDDEAHKLEGIDFLAQGTLYTDIIESGTMTAQTIKSHHNVGGLPEEMSFTLIEPLNTLFKDEVRALGTALGIPDEIVWRQPFPGPGLGIRVLGEVTEDKLEIVRESDWILRDEIKKAGLERDIWQYFTVLPNIRSVGVMGDARTYDYTIGIRAVTSIDGMTSDWARIPWEVLEKISTRIVNEVPHVNRVVYDITSKPPATIEWE, from the coding sequence ATGGTGATTGTTTTAGATTTCGGAAGTCAGTACAATCAGTTAATTACAAGACGAATTCGTGAATTGGGTGTTTACAGTGAACTTCATCCACATACAATTACCGCCGATGAGATTAAAGAAATGAATGTAAAAGGAATCATTTTCTCTGGTGGACCAAATAGCGTATATGACGAAAAAGCCTTTTTATGTGATGAAGAAATTTTCGAACTTGGTCTACCTGTGTTAGGAATTTGTTACGGTATGCAATTAATGGCAAAACAATTTGGTGGAAAAGTAGAGCGAGCTTCTGAACGTGAATACGGTAAGGCCGAGATTCAAATTAGCCACAATAATCGACTGTTTACAGATCTTCCAGAGACCCAAGTAGTTTGGATGAGCCATGGAGATCTTGTGAAAGAAGTGCCACAAGGATTCACAGTTGATGCGGAAAGTCCTTCCTGCCCAATTGCAGCGATGAGTAATAATGAGAAAAAGTTTTATGGTGTCCAATTCCATCCTGAAGTTCGCCATTCTGTTTACGGAAATGAACTCTTAAAAAACTTTGTCTTCAACATTTGTGGTTGTGAAGAAAATTGGTCGATGGATCACTTTATTGAAATGGAAATTGAAAAGATACGTAACATCGTAGGCGATAAAAAAGTCCTTTGTGCGCTAAGTGGTGGTGTGGATTCTTCTGTAGTAGCTGTTTTAATCCATAAAGCAATTGGTGATCAATTAACATGTATTTTTGTCGATCATGGTCTACTACGTAAAGGTGAAGCGGAAAGTGTAATGGAAACGTTCGGTGAAAAATTCCATATGAATGTTATTAAAGTGGATGCACAAAAACGCTTCTTAAATAAATTACAAGGTGTATCAGATCCTGAACAGAAACGGAAAATCATCGGAAACGAATTTATTTATGTTTTTGATGATGAAGCACATAAGCTTGAAGGGATTGACTTTTTAGCGCAAGGGACACTATATACAGATATTATCGAAAGTGGTACTATGACGGCGCAAACAATTAAGTCACATCATAACGTTGGTGGTTTGCCAGAAGAAATGTCCTTCACGCTAATTGAGCCGTTGAACACATTGTTTAAAGATGAAGTTCGTGCACTTGGAACTGCTCTTGGTATTCCTGATGAAATTGTTTGGCGACAACCATTCCCTGGACCTGGACTTGGTATTCGGGTTTTAGGTGAGGTAACGGAGGATAAGTTAGAAATCGTTCGTGAATCAGATTGGATTTTACGTGATGAAATTAAAAAAGCCGGATTGGAACGAGATATTTGGCAATACTTTACGGTGCTTCCGAATATTCGTAGTGTCGGTGTTATGGGGGATGCCCGAACGTATGACTACACAATCGGCATTCGTGCAGTTACTTCCATTGATGGAATGACATCGGACTGGGCTCGGATTCCATGGGAAGTACTGGAAAAGATTTCTACCCGTATTGTGAATGAAGTTCCACACGTAAACCGGGTCGTGTATGATATTACAAGTAAGCCACCTGCAACGATTGAGTGGGAGTAA
- a CDS encoding helix-turn-helix domain-containing protein, which produces MKDMEVFPISTLGEQIRSLRKERGMTLEALAGNELTKGMLSLIENNKANPSIDSLNYIAQQLQVEVSMLLQDENVQELRALLEQVEKIYMLDVDVGNEKQKNNKYRQLKHLIDPVINRLGEGYESSRLLEIYGYSIYHLSRNDNWKSYLERAAQMYEKMNLVDRKASISIFLTNTMVKRHEYKMALEFLLSERKYLEKLYPFLSPLTQLDFDYHEAVLYFAIGDSDAANQIIERAIHFSKKHQVFYHIDDLYRISVAYGLLFQDEEKLNIYLKKLMEYAAFVDDSLYKIFIDYVEAEAYLFNKQDYGRAIQIVEQHLSIPEDLGTLYPYFIITKGKALYGLGRYEEAIKWLSDVKIPDYSPHPFDLTTFYIADSYLARCYDKLGQVDKAVKFATRAKERITPFPETFYKKFIIETYNEIVQAIV; this is translated from the coding sequence ATGAAAGATATGGAGGTGTTTCCCATCTCTACTTTAGGTGAACAAATCAGAAGTTTAAGAAAGGAAAGAGGCATGACATTAGAGGCTCTCGCCGGTAATGAATTAACAAAAGGAATGCTTAGTCTCATTGAAAATAATAAAGCAAATCCGTCTATAGACAGCTTGAACTATATAGCACAACAACTACAAGTGGAAGTTAGTATGCTGTTGCAAGATGAAAATGTTCAAGAACTTCGAGCGTTACTAGAACAAGTTGAAAAAATTTATATGCTGGATGTGGATGTGGGTAATGAAAAACAAAAAAACAACAAGTACCGACAATTGAAACATTTAATTGATCCTGTCATCAATCGGTTAGGTGAGGGGTATGAATCTAGTCGTTTGTTGGAAATATATGGTTATTCAATTTATCATCTTTCAAGAAATGACAATTGGAAAAGTTATTTAGAACGCGCCGCACAAATGTATGAGAAAATGAATTTAGTTGATCGAAAGGCAAGTATCTCTATTTTTCTAACGAATACGATGGTTAAAAGACATGAATATAAAATGGCATTAGAATTTCTTTTGTCAGAACGTAAATATTTAGAAAAATTGTATCCATTTTTAAGTCCGCTGACACAACTTGATTTTGATTACCATGAAGCAGTGTTATATTTTGCGATTGGAGATTCTGATGCGGCTAATCAAATTATTGAACGTGCGATTCATTTTTCAAAGAAACATCAAGTTTTTTATCATATAGACGATTTGTATCGAATTTCAGTTGCGTATGGATTGCTTTTTCAAGATGAAGAGAAACTTAACATTTATTTAAAAAAGTTAATGGAGTACGCTGCATTTGTTGATGATTCGCTTTATAAAATTTTTATCGATTATGTTGAGGCAGAGGCTTATCTCTTTAATAAACAAGATTACGGAAGGGCAATCCAAATAGTAGAGCAACATCTATCCATCCCCGAAGACTTAGGGACTCTATACCCGTATTTCATCATTACAAAAGGTAAAGCACTGTATGGGCTAGGTCGTTATGAAGAAGCCATTAAATGGTTGAGTGACGTAAAGATTCCGGACTATAGTCCACATCCTTTTGATTTAACTACCTTTTATATAGCGGATTCTTATTTGGCGCGATGTTATGACAAGCTTGGCCAAGTAGATAAAGCAGTGAAATTTGCGACAAGAGCAAAAGAAAGAATCACACCATTTCCGGAAACATTTTATAAGAAATTTATCATAGAAACGTATAACGAAATTGTTCAAGCGATTGTTTGA
- a CDS encoding MFS transporter → MTDSQKLKRGTYHLWTFVTSKLISTFGANVYSFTISFYILQLTGSATNFALNLICSILPRTIAAPIAGYIADNYPRKRTVISAQTASAIAILGLLTISLTIGVSLIAIYVTTCLLALASTFSGITFTSSISGLIDEERIQKAMSLNQMSISLASIVAPALGGVLYGMVSIPTFLAIYLFASIIALLLDSTMDFRLFAKRSHERGTDQKKDKLWISMKEGFIYLKAKPIIITIMSIALFTNFFFGSFQVGLSFVLIEKLRIQSQHFGILEAAYAVGMLLLSFYLTVRKEIQKPLITTKYGIIGIAFIIGGIAVPILIPMTYWAMFVYYLVLMLAIGSLLTIVNTPTMVMLQKNIDDDFKGRIFSLLETMAQVLMPLGTVIYGFLYDWIPAEWVLFISAGFIIGFILIMLRPSVISKAYPEQNLVSPQING, encoded by the coding sequence ATGACTGATTCACAAAAATTAAAAAGGGGTACGTATCATCTTTGGACATTTGTCACAAGTAAGTTAATCTCTACATTCGGAGCCAATGTTTATTCGTTTACAATTAGCTTTTACATTTTACAATTAACAGGTTCGGCTACAAACTTTGCGCTAAATCTTATTTGCTCAATTTTGCCACGGACGATTGCCGCGCCAATTGCCGGCTACATAGCAGATAATTATCCCCGGAAAAGAACAGTTATTAGCGCTCAAACGGCGTCTGCTATTGCGATTTTAGGTTTATTAACGATTAGTTTAACTATTGGTGTATCTTTAATTGCCATTTATGTAACAACATGCCTATTAGCTTTAGCCTCTACTTTTTCAGGTATCACATTTACATCCTCAATATCAGGCTTGATTGATGAAGAACGGATTCAAAAGGCGATGTCCCTGAACCAAATGTCCATTTCACTAGCATCAATTGTGGCTCCTGCTTTAGGTGGTGTACTTTATGGAATGGTATCTATTCCTACTTTTCTTGCAATTTATTTATTCGCGTCGATCATTGCATTACTTCTTGATTCAACAATGGATTTTCGATTATTTGCAAAACGTAGCCATGAACGAGGTACTGACCAAAAGAAAGATAAGTTATGGATCAGTATGAAAGAAGGATTTATTTATTTAAAAGCAAAACCGATTATTATAACGATTATGAGTATAGCTTTATTCACAAATTTCTTCTTTGGATCATTTCAAGTTGGGCTCTCCTTTGTACTAATTGAGAAATTGAGAATTCAGTCACAACATTTTGGAATTTTGGAAGCGGCCTATGCTGTCGGTATGTTGCTCCTTTCCTTTTATTTGACGGTTCGTAAAGAAATTCAAAAACCACTTATAACAACGAAATACGGAATTATCGGTATCGCCTTTATTATCGGTGGAATTGCCGTACCGATTCTAATTCCAATGACTTATTGGGCAATGTTTGTGTACTATCTCGTTTTAATGTTAGCGATTGGGAGCCTTCTAACAATCGTTAATACACCAACTATGGTTATGTTGCAAAAAAATATTGATGATGACTTTAAAGGTCGCATCTTTTCGCTTCTTGAAACAATGGCACAAGTGCTTATGCCGCTAGGAACAGTTATTTACGGGTTCCTATATGATTGGATACCGGCTGAATGGGTATTGTTTATCTCAGCAGGATTTATTATCGGGTTTATTCTTATCATGTTACGTCCATCAGTTATATCAAAAGCTTATCCCGAACAAAATTTGGTTTCACCACAGATAAATGGATAG
- a CDS encoding S66 family peptidase gives MLVKPNKLQPGDKVATVSPSWGGAGDPDIRWRYEQGVERLEKVFGLEVVPMPNSLKGTDFLYDHPEARAADLMTAFSDPDIKAILANIGGEDSIRLLPYIDFDVIRNNPKIFIGYSDTTIPHLFCLKAGVSSFYGPSILVDFAENIEMHPYTIDKIRRTLFSKEIIGKIEPATEWTSEHVLWIEENRNRKRVMQPNTGYEVLQGSGIVEGHLIGGCIEVLEFAKGTELWPKETYWKNSILFFETSEEKTDPMYIRYWLRNYAAQGILQKASGIIFAKPYDEKFYEEYKLEILTVMKEYGLTDLPILYNLNFGHTEPKFILPYGALAEINCEDGTFSIIDNGVV, from the coding sequence ATGTTAGTAAAACCAAACAAATTGCAGCCTGGCGATAAAGTGGCGACGGTCAGTCCTTCGTGGGGTGGAGCGGGGGATCCGGATATCCGTTGGCGATATGAACAAGGGGTTGAACGGTTAGAAAAAGTATTTGGCTTAGAAGTTGTCCCGATGCCGAATAGTTTAAAAGGGACGGATTTTCTGTATGATCACCCAGAAGCACGTGCGGCTGACTTGATGACAGCTTTTTCTGATCCTGATATCAAAGCAATCCTAGCCAATATTGGCGGGGAAGATAGTATTCGACTTCTTCCGTATATTGATTTCGATGTCATTCGAAATAACCCGAAAATATTTATAGGCTATTCTGATACAACAATCCCTCATTTATTTTGTCTAAAAGCAGGAGTTTCATCATTTTACGGTCCTTCCATCTTAGTTGATTTTGCGGAAAATATTGAAATGCATCCATACACGATTGATAAAATTAGAAGAACACTTTTTTCTAAAGAAATCATTGGGAAAATTGAGCCAGCAACTGAGTGGACGAGTGAGCACGTACTCTGGATAGAAGAAAACAGAAACAGGAAACGAGTCATGCAGCCGAATACCGGTTATGAAGTATTGCAAGGTTCTGGGATTGTGGAGGGTCATTTAATTGGTGGTTGTATTGAGGTTTTAGAATTTGCTAAAGGAACAGAACTATGGCCGAAAGAAACGTATTGGAAAAATAGTATTCTGTTTTTTGAAACATCCGAGGAAAAGACAGATCCAATGTATATTCGTTATTGGTTGCGTAACTATGCTGCCCAAGGAATATTACAAAAGGCAAGCGGAATTATTTTTGCCAAACCATACGATGAGAAATTTTATGAAGAGTATAAACTTGAGATTTTAACAGTTATGAAAGAATATGGGCTAACAGATTTACCAATTTTATATAATTTAAATTTTGGTCACACAGAACCGAAGTTTATTTTACCCTATGGTGCATTGGCTGAAATTAATTGTGAAGATGGTACGTTTTCAATCATAGATAATGGCGTTGTATAA
- the fumC gene encoding class II fumarate hydratase produces the protein MEYRIERDTMGEVKVPADKLWGAQTQRSLQNFAISTETMPEELIKSFAILKRSCAIANNKLGKLSDEKANAIVTAADEIIEGKHEGEFPLKIWQTGSGTQSNMNLNEVIAHRGNQLLEEQGIDQRLHPNDDVNMGQSSNDTFPTAMHIATTNYVFSYLVPEIEKLRATFDEKAKAYMDLVKIGRTHLQDATPLTLGQEISGWVHMLDRSLAFVKESSNKMKALAIGGTAVGTGINTHPEFGNLVSEEISKLTGIEFYSSENKFHALTSHDEVTYAHGALKALAADLMKIANDVRWLASGPRCGIGEITIPENEPGSSIMPGKVNPTQSEALTMVAVQVMGNDATIGFAASQGNFELNVFKPVILYNFLQSARLLADGIRSFNDHCAKGIEPNHDIISRNLNESLMLVTALNPHIGYEKAAQIAKLAHKEGTTLKEAALKLGYLTEEEFEKYVNPADMVHPNA, from the coding sequence ATGGAATACCGGATTGAAAGAGATACAATGGGGGAAGTTAAAGTTCCGGCAGATAAACTATGGGGAGCACAAACACAAAGAAGTCTGCAAAACTTTGCTATTAGTACGGAAACAATGCCTGAAGAGCTTATCAAATCATTTGCGATTTTAAAACGGAGCTGTGCAATCGCAAACAATAAATTAGGTAAATTAAGTGATGAAAAAGCAAATGCAATTGTTACTGCTGCTGATGAAATTATCGAAGGAAAACATGAAGGTGAATTTCCGTTAAAAATTTGGCAAACAGGTAGTGGTACGCAATCAAATATGAACTTAAATGAAGTAATAGCCCATCGAGGAAACCAGTTATTAGAAGAACAAGGGATTGACCAAAGACTTCACCCGAATGATGATGTAAATATGGGGCAAAGTTCAAATGATACATTTCCAACTGCGATGCATATTGCAACAACAAATTATGTATTCTCTTATTTAGTACCCGAAATTGAGAAATTAAGAGCAACATTTGATGAAAAAGCAAAAGCATATATGGATCTCGTGAAAATTGGTCGTACACATTTACAAGATGCAACACCGTTAACACTGGGTCAAGAGATTAGTGGCTGGGTACATATGTTAGATCGTTCTCTAGCGTTTGTGAAAGAAAGTTCCAACAAAATGAAGGCACTTGCGATTGGTGGGACTGCTGTTGGAACAGGAATAAATACACATCCTGAGTTTGGAAATCTAGTTAGTGAAGAAATTTCAAAACTAACAGGAATTGAGTTTTATTCTTCTGAAAATAAATTTCACGCATTAACGAGTCATGATGAAGTTACATATGCACATGGTGCGTTGAAAGCATTGGCCGCAGATTTAATGAAGATTGCCAATGATGTTCGTTGGTTAGCATCTGGTCCTCGCTGTGGTATTGGTGAAATTACGATTCCTGAAAACGAACCAGGTTCTTCTATCATGCCGGGTAAAGTGAACCCAACGCAAAGTGAAGCTCTAACGATGGTTGCTGTTCAAGTGATGGGGAATGATGCAACAATCGGTTTTGCAGCAAGCCAAGGGAACTTTGAATTAAACGTTTTTAAACCAGTGATTTTATATAATTTCTTGCAAAGTGCACGTTTATTAGCAGATGGAATTCGTTCATTTAATGATCATTGTGCAAAGGGTATTGAACCGAACCATGATATCATTTCGAGAAACTTGAATGAATCATTAATGTTGGTTACAGCTCTGAACCCGCATATTGGTTATGAAAAGGCAGCACAAATTGCAAAACTTGCTCATAAAGAAGGAACCACTTTGAAAGAAGCAGCATTGAAACTTGGTTATTTGACAGAAGAAGAGTTTGAAAAATATGTCAATCCGGCTGATATGGTGCATCCGAACGCGTAA
- a CDS encoding NCS2 family permease, which translates to MFKLQEHQTNVKTELFAGMTTFFTMVYIIVVNPAILSKTGIPFDQVFMATIIATVVGTLWMALFANYPIAIAPGMGLNAYFAFSVVGSHGGIDYLTAFSAVFVAGIIFVILSLTSFREKLIEAIPDNLKYGISAGIGLFIAFVGLKNTGIITKHPDNLVGLGNLHSPEVLLALFGLAITLILMSLNVNGALFLGMIITTMIALLTGQLSFDKGIFSIPTLPEGIIIANPITAFVDVFQHSLYAVVFSFLLVTIFDTTGTMIGVAEQAGFMKGKKLPNAKNALLSDSIGTTIGAMVGTSPTTAYIESTSGVAAGGKTGLTSMTVAVLFILASFLSPLVGAISGVAAITAPALIIVGSLMIGHVAKINWNEIDEAFPAFLVILTMPLTSSISTGIALGFISLPLMKIAKGKWREIHPIVYIFAILFFIQLAFLPH; encoded by the coding sequence ATGTTTAAGCTACAAGAACATCAAACGAATGTTAAAACAGAATTATTTGCAGGGATGACGACCTTTTTTACAATGGTCTACATTATTGTTGTTAACCCAGCAATTTTATCTAAAACAGGAATACCATTTGACCAAGTTTTTATGGCGACGATTATTGCGACAGTTGTCGGTACACTTTGGATGGCCTTATTTGCTAATTATCCAATTGCTATTGCACCTGGTATGGGATTGAACGCCTACTTCGCTTTTTCAGTCGTTGGCTCCCATGGTGGTATTGACTATTTAACAGCATTTTCCGCCGTATTTGTTGCGGGTATTATATTTGTTATTCTTTCCTTAACATCATTTCGTGAAAAATTAATCGAAGCGATACCTGATAACTTGAAATATGGAATTTCTGCTGGTATTGGCCTTTTTATTGCCTTTGTTGGATTGAAAAATACAGGGATTATTACGAAACATCCTGATAATTTAGTTGGATTAGGTAATCTTCATTCACCTGAAGTATTGCTTGCTTTATTTGGTTTAGCCATTACATTAATATTGATGTCTCTTAATGTGAACGGTGCACTGTTTTTAGGGATGATTATTACGACGATGATCGCTTTACTAACAGGACAATTATCTTTTGATAAAGGGATTTTCTCGATTCCGACATTACCAGAAGGAATTATTATTGCTAATCCAATTACTGCTTTTGTTGATGTATTCCAACATTCATTATATGCAGTTGTATTTTCATTCTTACTCGTAACAATTTTTGATACAACAGGTACGATGATTGGTGTTGCGGAACAAGCAGGATTTATGAAGGGTAAAAAATTACCAAATGCGAAAAATGCACTTTTATCTGATTCAATTGGGACAACCATTGGTGCGATGGTCGGAACAAGTCCAACAACAGCTTATATCGAGTCAACATCTGGTGTTGCTGCAGGAGGTAAAACAGGTTTAACATCTATGACTGTTGCAGTCCTCTTCATCCTTGCTTCATTCTTAAGTCCGTTAGTTGGTGCAATCTCAGGTGTTGCTGCCATTACTGCCCCAGCACTTATTATTGTTGGTAGTCTAATGATTGGGCATGTTGCAAAAATTAATTGGAATGAAATTGACGAGGCTTTTCCGGCATTTCTAGTTATCTTAACGATGCCGCTCACTTCTAGTATCTCAACAGGAATCGCACTTGGATTTATTTCGCTTCCGTTAATGAAAATTGCAAAAGGAAAATGGAGAGAAATTCATCCAATTGTCTATATCTTTGCAATATTATTCTTTATTCAGCTAGCATTTTTACCTCATTAA
- a CDS encoding IS256 family transposase, whose product MTQLQLTLNLEDLKVDVVNSNLNEVMKASLVLVLNQLMEQQRDDYIQALPYERTEGRTGHRNGYYDRSLTVSIGNLELKVPRTRDGQFSPTLFEKWQRKEQSFVLSMLEMVVNGVSTRKVKKVVKQLCGEEVSKSFISGLTEKLDAEVNKWAGRPLNVMYYKYIFTDAMYIKVREHNRVVSKAVYIAVGVNKQNKREIIGLKVSHAESKAGWNEFFAYLKARGLQSPSLIISDAHEGQKNAIRESFIGTTWQRCTFHFKKNLKDAMPKKGSKEVMDLIKDIFDAPGIKEARKLKEQFMETYEEDSLFSKAAKLLDEGFEDAIQFFNEPKSYRKSLRTTNNLERINQEVRRRDRVIRIYPNNQSAFRLIGAVLMDIEETLDSGGKKFLN is encoded by the coding sequence ATGACTCAATTACAGCTTACCCTAAATTTGGAGGATTTAAAAGTAGATGTAGTAAACTCAAATTTGAATGAAGTGATGAAAGCTTCTCTCGTTCTTGTACTAAATCAATTAATGGAACAACAAAGGGATGACTATATACAAGCACTTCCATACGAAAGAACGGAGGGGCGCACTGGGCATCGAAACGGTTACTATGACAGAAGTCTGACCGTATCCATAGGGAATCTTGAATTGAAAGTACCAAGAACACGAGATGGCCAGTTTTCGCCAACGTTGTTTGAGAAGTGGCAACGGAAGGAACAATCTTTTGTCCTTTCCATGTTGGAAATGGTGGTAAATGGTGTCTCTACTAGAAAGGTAAAGAAAGTAGTTAAACAACTATGCGGAGAAGAAGTATCAAAATCATTTATATCCGGACTAACTGAAAAGTTAGATGCAGAAGTGAATAAGTGGGCAGGGCGTCCGTTAAATGTGATGTATTATAAATATATTTTTACCGATGCCATGTATATTAAGGTGCGAGAACACAATCGAGTAGTCAGTAAAGCTGTCTATATTGCCGTAGGTGTGAATAAACAGAATAAAAGGGAAATTATCGGTTTGAAGGTTAGTCACGCTGAATCTAAAGCAGGATGGAATGAGTTTTTTGCCTATTTAAAAGCGAGGGGACTTCAATCTCCGAGCCTTATTATTTCCGATGCCCATGAAGGTCAAAAGAATGCCATTAGAGAGTCATTTATTGGTACGACATGGCAACGTTGTACTTTTCATTTCAAGAAGAATCTAAAAGATGCCATGCCTAAAAAAGGGTCAAAAGAGGTAATGGATTTAATAAAAGATATATTTGATGCACCTGGTATTAAGGAGGCAAGGAAATTAAAGGAACAATTCATGGAAACATATGAGGAAGATTCCCTTTTTTCAAAAGCAGCCAAGTTATTAGATGAGGGATTTGAAGATGCCATTCAATTTTTTAATGAACCAAAATCTTATCGGAAAAGTCTAAGAACGACCAATAATTTAGAAAGAATAAATCAAGAAGTTCGCCGGAGGGATCGGGTAATCCGGATTTATCCGAACAATCAATCAGCGTTCAGATTGATTGGTGCTGTTCTTATGGATATAGAGGAGACACTAGATTCTGGAGGAAAGAAATTTTTAAATTAA